The sequence CTGACATTTTGTACAACCGCATGGTTTGCTCCCCAAAAGGGGGAAAATTAAGTGTTGTGCCTGCTAGGTTAGGAGGGATAAAAATACATATCAGCCAAAAAAAAGTAGGACCCAGCCCCGTTCTGCTGCAGGATTCCTTGCCGGGAGGTGAAGCTGTGAATGCAGCGCAGTCGGTGCGGGGTGCCTGGTGCAGAACCGGGTTTCTTTGGGTACCACCAGGAGGGACAAGGCCACCCTCCCTCAGGGCGCATCGCCTCGCACTGCCACGCAGAACGGTGCCGGGTTTCGGGGTCTGTGTCACGGGGGGTGTTTGAAGATGAGGGATGCTGAGGGGAGAGGAAAGCTCTACTCTGCTCTGCCCATCCTGCTGGGCAGACGGCGGGGGGCTCAGCGCTGCAGCTGGGGGGACGGGGCCGCAGGGCGCCTGCAGTTTTCTGAAGCCCAGACTGGGGTGGACATTTCTACACAAAACAATATCCAGTCCTGGAAAGGAGTGAGAGGGGTGGGACAGGGGCAAAGGTCCTGGCACAGAAGGAGAGACCGCGGTGGGCTGTTGCCCTGCTCCGAGGGGACGGGGGGTCCCAAGGTGCCCACCAGACCTTCCTCTCCCCCCGCACCCCTCACCCGCGCCCCAGCCACGCCATGCAATGGTGACATGGGGTGCAGGGGAAGCCCAGGAGAGTGGGATCGCCCCGGTCCTCAGGGTAACGACGTCCGGGGAAAAGGGACCCCCACCCCTGACCCGCTCCTCCAGGTGGACGATGGTGTGTGGTAGCTGAGTGCAGCTCCTTCTCCGGTAAAAAGACGCATCCTTTCCTTGCACAGTCAATGAGAAACGCAATGTGATCTGTCATGCGCTTGGATCGGGGGCTCGTTCGTTCATTTGAATTAGCAacgtttttttcttcttcttcggGGACAAGAATAATCACTCAGGTATTTACAAACACCAACCAGCGCCGTCGCGAGGTCTCCCCCAAACCATCATGACAAAATCACCGTTTGCAAGAGCCCCGCGCCAGCTGTGTCCAAAGAAGCCCGtggctgctgggagctgggggctgccgaGGGAGAGGGGCGCTGGATCTCTgagtcctgggggggtcttCCCAGGCGGCTGTCTCTTCCTTGGGGTGCCTCTCCCCGCGCCCCTGTCCCGGGGTGCTGCCGGCTGCCGCTACTGCTGCTGCGGGTGCAGTGGTCCCTTTCATACTCCTCCTGAGCCTTTTGCATCTTCCgcttcttcatcttcctcttgTGGACATGGAAGGTGGTGAGGGAGAGGAGGATCAGGCAGAAGATGAGGGTGACCAGGACGATTAAAACCAGAGTGGACGAGAAGGACTGGAAGAGCTGACCCACTTGCGCGATGCAGGTGCTGCTGGCGTTCAAGGTGGCGGACGTCCTGTTCAGGAGGCAAGGCGGCAGGGACAGCCTCAACTCCTTGGAGAGCTTGGCACTCATTGAGGAGGCTTCGGAAAGACGAGGatctccctcccctctctgaAGACGCCGAAATTTCCAGCCGCTGCCGGGCTGCTGCGGCCGGCCGGGCGCTCGCTGCCGATGCCCGGGGTGCTGCCGGCTCTGCCTCTCGCTCGCCCTCGAGCCCCAGAGCAGCCTGCGAAAGGGGAGCCGGACACATCAGCGCCCACCCTGCCCCGATCCCCCCACccctggcacggggacagggggcagcgagccccgccgcccgccccccagccccttacCTGCGCCGGAGGAGGCGGCGAGggggcggcccggcggcggcgggcgctgggggggctgcggcagcgCCGGGCGGTGCGGAGCGGgtgcggagcggagcggagcggagccgccgccgcttcGGGGAGCGCCGCCCGCAGCCTGGCACCGCCCCGGCCGCTGACGTCAGGACGGGGCcgcccaccccctgcccccatccccaccccacccccggcccccccatcccacccccggcccccctgtgccatccccatcccacccccatcCCAACACCGGCCCCCACATTCCAACCCCAGTCCACTCCCAGCCCCCCCTTCTCATCCCCACACCACCCTTgttccccccatcccacccccggTCCCcctatcccatccccatcccactcccagcccccccatcccatccccaccccacctccagtcccccatcccatccccatcccatccccaccccacccctgtTCCCCCATCCTATCCCCAACCCATCCCCCCATCACACTCAcagcccccccatcccacccgcttCCCACCTCTGGTccctccatcccatcccatcccatcccatcccatcccatcccatcccgtcccgtcccgtcccgtcccgtcccgtcccgtcccgtcccgtcccgtcccgtctcATCCCGTCCCATctcgtcccgtcccgtcccgtcccgtcccgtcccgtcccgtcccgtcccgtcccgtcccatctcgtcccgtcccgtcccgtcctgtcctgtcccgtcccagtcccagtcccagtcccagtcccagtcccagtcccagtccctccatcccacccccatcccctccatcctatccccatcccacccccggTCCCCCCATCCCAACCGCACCCAGTCCCTGGTCCATTCATCCCACCCCCAttccatcccttcccatcccatcccatccccggTCCCCCCCGGAAGGAGCCGAGCACCGCCGCACCCAGCCGTAGCAATGTGAAGGTTGCCCTCCCACAGCTGTAAGTGTTTTCTCCAGGAGCATCTGGATGTGAACGGCCCGAGAGCACATCCCAGCTGAAATCCAGGTGAtttcacagaatcccagaatcacagaatcatctaggttggaagagacctccaagatcatctagtccaacctctgacctaacactaacaagtcctccactaaaccgtatcactaagctctacatctaaacgtcttttaaagacctccagggatggtgactcaaccacttccctgggcagcccattccaatgcccaacaaccctttcagtaaagaagttcttcctaacatccaacctaaacctcccctggcacaactttagcccgttccccctcgtcctgtcaccaggcacgtgggagaatagaccaacccccacctctctacagcctcctttaaggtacctatagagagcgatgaggttacccctgagcctcctccaggctgaacaagcccagctccctcagccgctcctcgtaagacttgttctccagatcCCTCACCATTTCTGAACACAAGAGATCTGAACGATGCTTCCTGTAGAGATAACGGGGCAAAAAAAATAGGGTGGTGCTCCAGAAGGAGTGAAATGATGGGCTGGGTGTGATGGCATGGGGCCAGACCTGACAGCCCAGGAGGTTCCCTCAGTGCcacactgggagcaggggcagaggtgCTGCGCGGCCCCACTGAGCGTAGCGGGACTTTTAGGGAAGACTGAAAGCGTCAGTCTGCTCTGCTGGCCTGGAGGCACCTGAGAAGCCCGGAGGAAGATCTGTACAAGATCAGCTCTGAtgtgacttcagaaaaaaatgacaatcaGGAAAAAAGGCCCACTGACCCCAACAGCCAAGGAGCAGTCTCAGAGTCAGGATGTAGCTGATCAGCTACGCATTTACGTGCTTCGTGGTTTCCCGGTGGAGttcttctgcagtgcttttgcCTCTGGTAAACACGCGATTCGTGAAATTTGGTTGGTCACCATTAACTCTTTGACAGTTCCTGAGAAAGATTTAGGCCGCAGGGCACAAACTACACTCAGCCCAGTTGGGCTAGACCCAAGCAAAGGGTCTCCAACTTGGGATTTCCTCTGCCAAGATGAGTGCAGACCACTCTGGTACACCAACGGTGTGACTCACTGATGTGACTGCCTCCGTGACCCTGCCTTCCTGCACACCTATACCCAATGGGCATGTCtgagggggagagaaatgggaggggaagggaagggaagggaagggaagggaagggaagggaagggaagggggaagggaagggggaagggaagggaagggggaagggaagggaagggaagggaagggaagggggaagggggaagggaagggaagggggaagggaagggaagggaagggaagggaagggggaagggaagggaagggaagggaagggaagggggaagggaagggaagggaagggaagggaagggaagggaagggaagggaagggaagggaagggaagggaagggaagggaagggggaagggaagggaaggggggaagggaagggggaagggaagggaagggaagggaagggaagggaagggaagggaagggaagggaagggaagggaagggaagggaagggaagggaagggaagggaagggggaagggaagggaagggaagggaagggaagggaagggaagggaagggaagggaagggaagggaagggaagggaagggaagggaagggaagggaagggaagggaagggaagggaagggaagggaagggaagggaagggaagggaagggaagggaagggaagggaagggaagggaagggaagggaagggaagggaagggaagggaagggaagggaagggaagggaagggaagggaagggaaggaagggaagggaagggaaggaaaggaaaggaaaggaaaggaaaggaaaggaaaggaaaggaaaggaaaggaaaggaaaggaaaggaaaggaaaggaaaggaaaggaaaggaaaggaaagggaaaggaaaggaaaggaaaggaaaggaaaggaaaggaaaggaaaggaaaggaaaggaaaggaaaggaaaggaaaggaaaggaaaggaaaggaaaggaaaggaaaggaaaggaaaggaaaggaaaggaaaggaaaggaaccacataaaaatggcctttttttacagaaaacagcattgGCAGCTTTAATGTAGGTATAAAGATATCTAAGGATGTTAGCTCTATTTATGGCAACAATAACCAAATTGTGGATTAAATAAACTTCAAAGCCAAAGAATTTACTAATTCAGGATATGGTTATTACAAAATTAATAGATAGGGCTAGTTATATAtagcagtaaaatatttaaccttatctttcagtttaaattgTCAACAGGTAACACAGTAGTACTGACAGTTAAAttgcttaaaatacatttaaaatcagTTGTGTATTCATTTCATCTGCTGTCTTTCCCAAGTGACAATTTGCCTCCTGTGTCTCAAactgcctcttcctctctcctgccccagTCCACACTAATCCACTTTCACCTAAACCACTTGGGCTTAAATCCCCAGAATGTTTggtgaatattttatttactttcaaaatgCTATTCTCATTATTCCTGGTTTCAGGATTACCAAATAGTGAAAATGCAAGTGTCTTGTGTATTGGTGTGATAATTATTCTAAGCCATAGGGTTTTGTGAAACTGCAAGGGGTGAACGTTAGGCCCTGGGACTGGAAAAGGGCAGAAAGCATCGAAACCTCAGCAAATGTTCATGTCTCTCCCTGCTGTCACAAACCCTTTGCTGTCTGTGCTCATGTACCATTTTGGAATATTTCTGCTTCAGctaaaagaactgaaaagcagagTTAGTTCTTGCTCTGTCTGGCAACtaattttacaatttttaatgAGAGAGACAGTTAGAAGAGAAGCATTGTAGAGAAGTAGGGAAATAACTGAACTGTCATTATATATACCTTGGCATTCTGGCTCACATTGGCTGCCAGCCAGCCAAAGTTTATAGATTTAAATACCCATGATCAGAATATGGCGAGTTTCAGAAATCAGGGGAAAAATCTATATTGTTATGGACAAGTACCTGTGCATTATTCCATTGTTCTGATTAACTGATATAATTGgattttaatataaacatgCAGAAGAGCATGCATATCCAATACATAATGTGGTCATGAAAACCCCCTCCTTTatttatcataaaaataaagaatatgagTGCCCTCTTTCAAGAACAAATTGCTCGTTACTTATAGTGAATTTCCCCATAGTATATACACAGTATGGCATTTATAGAGGTCAGGTTTCTTGTTCACACAGGACTGGCCACTGCATGACAGACAATATTGTATTTAGGTTTTGTATTTTACAATTATGTCTGTATTCATTACAACCTTTGTAACTTCCCGTTTTCTCTGGATTCACATTGGTAAGAAGCAGACGGCATACATATTTGCAAATCCCCCAAACAGACTTTTGTACAtggatattttttaatctgttaatTAGAGAAGTTGTTCCTTCAGATGCTAATTCCTCAGACTCTGTTTTACACAGCCCTTTTTCGCCAAGGCAGGAGCCTAATGAGATAACCTGTAAGGGCAAAAACCGCTCATGTAAGTAACGGTTTGATGGCTCAGGCCCTTGGCTATTAATGacccttcctgaaaaaaattTATTGGCCCCTCACTGTTTAAATTTAGCAGTTGATTACATATAGAATAATGCATGATCCCTTTTGCACCGAGATTGATGTCATCATTTGCCAGACAGACCAAGTACCTGATGAATGCCAATGACCCTCATATTAATTTGCAGTCTCCCCACAGGATGAAGGCCATCTGTACAGAAGTCTTTAGGGCCTTCCATACTCTCACTACTACAGGTGAAGCCCAGTGATTTAGTCATAGTCTGAAAGCATGGTGCAGTAAAcagaaggaatttaaaaaaacaaaataaaatggatttgtATTTCATGAGCAATGGTAGGTCGACTAATATCCTGCACGTTGCAAATGTTTATCTCGCAAAAATATTATGTGTCCTTGAGAGATATTTATTGGAAATAGCTTAACTGTGACTGATAATGCTGCTTCCCAGGTTACCCAGCTCAAAAGCAggtattctttttctttctttcccccatgCCTTCTAGAAGAGGGTAGTCTGGGTGATGTGGGCTTACAATTGCTTCATTCTCAAGAGATGATTCCTTATGAAACTTAGAGACAATTTTACATATTCAGTTTCTGTTCTTACTTTAGAAagatattcttttctttttctggtaaAGGAGAAATCTACCACATGGGACagtgagaaaatgaaaggatgCATGTGATGCAGACTGGGGAAGGTTACTAAGCTTTTGCTGAATTCAGCAGGGTGTTAaatggcagcaggagcagagtaTGGGCTCAGACTATGAAGGTTTTTTACAATAAATAGACAACATTGGACATGCCTGACAGAACACACGGATCTTCAGTTTAATTATGACAACAGGCTTCTAAAGCTGCAGCATACATACATCTACTAATGAGCTGCTGATCTGGCTAAAATTAatacaaagaggaaagaaaggcaggATTTTATCTGTAACAGCACattaaaaatgctatttattttttcattagacAATACATTTTAGAAAGGCCCCTTCAGAGTAATGACCTTTCAGGTTTAATCTTTTTGCTCTTCTTAATAGTTTACAGAGTTTTCAGGGAATTCAGAGGTGCAGAATTTAATTATACTTTTTAAACGGAGAACATGGCTACTGGCTGGCAAAATAAAAGGTGACCACTCCAGTGGCTAtcactgagagagaaaaaagaaatatgtattcCTTGGTTCAACTGGAAAGAGGTTTAAGCAATGCACAATTTAAATCCGAGTTCATGTTAACAGCCCCTCACCTTCTTCCCTTAGCACAGTTTGAAAGCGTTTCGAAGAGAATCCAACACATCATTCACTCCAGCTTTTAATATGGGATAAGCCTGTTGTTCAGTCAAAGTTTGGTGGTTTTGTACAGCCTTGGTGCTGTGTCTGCACCGTGTGCTCTAGGATACTTCCCCATCACACCAGTGGGTGCAAGGGTGAAACTCCTCAGGCTGGTAGTCAGGCTGGATtaaagggaggagagagagaagttaAAAACACACCTCCCACAGGTCATCCCATGGCCCAGGAAGAGAGTGGTCCCCACCGATGCTCTTGTGATCCCTCCAGACACCCAGAGACACAGCGGTGTTGTGCAGGGGACAGCCCCAGTCCGATGGCTATTGCCCGCATGCAGAACAGAAGGGACTTGAATTCACATCTTCCATCTCCAGGCtagagcagggctcagcagcacGGGGCTCGGGCTGAGGTTTTCTTGCTCATTCCACGCACACAACAAGCCTCCCGCTCCCCGTAGCGCCCTGGCTTCGTTCCAGCCAGGAAATCtaagaaagctggaaaagtGTAATGGATGACAAAGCCATTTACCTCCAGctctaccagaaaaaaatccatgctcAGTCAACTCCAGGCTTACTGTGGTGTTCTCCAGTCAAGTATATAGCTCACATTTTGCCCAGGGCCTTTTATaatctctctcatttttttttttttttccttcaaccaCTGTGTGAGGGAGGAAGTTGGTATTCTGCTCTGTTCTCATCTCCTGGGCCTTAAGTACCCAAGAGACCACTGGTTTTATCCCTATATTCTCCCTATCAGTATAGTAAAAGAAATCCAGGTACTGACTGctggaaatgtattttcctcCTGTTGTTGTGTACTTTAAATCCATTACGAACAGTCCTGTGCTTTCAACTTGTCTATCACACTGCTTGTAGCCAGAATGTTAATAAGCAGAACTTACAGAACTTTGAATTCATTTTAGAAATTTTACTTAAtcataaaactctttttttttttcttctgagagtagaacctggagaaggggagaaggaacattaatttttaatgacagTAACACCCCCAAACTTCTTAAGTGCAGAATTTCTGTATGTTGATATTTTCTAAAGCAGGATTAGATACCTTAAGGTCTTATTCTGCAAGGTGCCTTACCCTGTAGTCAAATCCAACCCAGGTTACAAGCAACTGCCCACAGAAAATATTGAACTAAAGAAGTCACTAATTGCTTGTGAGATTGGGTCAAGCACCTTTCAGCATCAGCCCCTTGCAAATAGCATTTCCACGGCAAATttagctgctccagctgcagaaggGATGGTCCTGTCCATGGCAAAGGGACCCCATCTTGTGACTGACAATACCATTGGCTGTTAAAATAGAAAAGCCTCTGACACATGGACAGAGAAGCTCAAGGTTTTCACTTTGTCATTCCTGGCATTTACCTAATATCATGCAGGATGTGCTTGTGAATAGTCCATTTGTACAAAAATAATATCATTCCCCTTAGAAGCGCTTATTTTCCCAGTGATATCAGcaaaaaagcagctgtttactgtgttttcattttaaagttggCTTGCTTCACCGGAGAGTATATTAGGCTTTAC comes from Anser cygnoides isolate HZ-2024a breed goose chromosome 1, Taihu_goose_T2T_genome, whole genome shotgun sequence and encodes:
- the C1H11orf87 gene encoding uncharacterized protein C11orf87 homolog, encoding MSAKLSKELRLSLPPCLLNRTSATLNASSTCIAQVGQLFQSFSSTLVLIVLVTLIFCLILLSLTTFHVHKRKMKKRKMQKAQEEYERDHCTRSSSSGSRQHPGTGARGEAPQGRDSRLGRPPQDSEIQRPSPSAAPSSQQPRASLDTAGAGLLQTVILS